From the Caballeronia sp. NK8 genome, one window contains:
- a CDS encoding D-amino acid aminotransferase: MSQAEVFDPTVYLNGEWGPLSEARIPVLDRGFIFGDGVYEVVPLYAQADGARLPFRLQQHLARLNRSLGKIRIDNPFDEAGWRALIDRVIQENAGNGDALVYIQVTRGVAKRRGHAFPAGITPTVFLMLGQLVFPSVADRARGAVAVTAEDKRWLHCDIKSVSLLGNVLMAQHAAENDALETIQLRDGLLTEGSSSNVWVVKGGTLLGAPRGPRILEGIRYGLIEELAREAGIAFEERDITEAELRSADEIMISSATKEVMPITTLDGKSVGDGAPGPVYAALYEAYQRAKAREFAQEATRAR; this comes from the coding sequence ATGAGTCAAGCCGAAGTTTTCGATCCGACGGTCTACCTGAACGGCGAGTGGGGGCCGCTTTCCGAAGCGCGCATTCCCGTGCTCGACCGCGGGTTCATCTTCGGCGACGGCGTGTATGAAGTCGTGCCGCTCTACGCGCAGGCCGATGGCGCGCGCCTGCCGTTTCGCCTGCAGCAGCATCTCGCGCGGCTCAATCGCAGTCTCGGCAAGATCCGCATCGACAATCCGTTCGACGAAGCCGGCTGGCGCGCGCTGATCGACCGCGTGATTCAGGAAAACGCCGGCAACGGCGACGCGCTCGTCTACATTCAGGTCACGCGCGGCGTCGCGAAGCGGCGCGGGCATGCGTTTCCGGCGGGCATCACGCCGACCGTGTTCCTCATGCTCGGCCAGCTCGTGTTTCCGAGCGTGGCGGATCGCGCGCGCGGCGCGGTGGCGGTGACCGCCGAAGACAAGCGCTGGCTGCATTGCGACATCAAATCAGTGTCGCTGCTCGGCAACGTGCTGATGGCGCAGCACGCCGCCGAAAACGACGCGCTCGAAACCATCCAGTTGCGCGACGGTTTGCTGACGGAAGGTTCGTCGTCGAACGTGTGGGTCGTGAAGGGCGGCACGCTGCTCGGCGCGCCGCGCGGACCGCGCATTCTGGAGGGCATCCGCTACGGGCTCATCGAGGAACTGGCGCGCGAAGCAGGCATTGCGTTCGAGGAACGCGACATCACCGAAGCCGAATTGCGTTCGGCCGACGAAATCATGATCAGCTCCGCGACCAAGGAAGTCATGCCGATCACGACGCTCGACGGAAAAAGCGTCGGCGACGGCGCCCCCGGTCCGGTCTATGCTGCACTGTACGAAGCCTACCAGCGGGCCAAGGCGCGTGAATTCGCGCAAGAGGCCACGCGCGCCCGATGA
- a CDS encoding DUF493 family protein has protein sequence MSDKPQPTDPTDSAAHSADELFDFPCDFPIKVMGKSHPEFHDTIVDVLKAFDKDFDASRVETRPSSGGNYTGLTCTVRAQNRAHLDDIYRALTGHPMVKVVL, from the coding sequence ATGTCCGACAAGCCGCAACCTACCGATCCGACCGATTCCGCCGCTCACAGCGCCGACGAACTGTTCGACTTCCCCTGTGATTTCCCGATCAAGGTGATGGGCAAGTCGCATCCGGAATTTCACGACACGATCGTCGACGTGCTCAAGGCCTTCGACAAGGATTTCGACGCATCGCGTGTCGAAACCCGGCCGTCGTCCGGCGGCAATTACACGGGCCTCACGTGTACCGTGCGCGCGCAGAATCGCGCGCATCTCGACGATATCTATCGCGCGCTCACCGGCCATCCGATGGTCAAGGTAGTGCTCTGA
- a CDS encoding transcriptional regulator GcvA, translating to MDLRQLPALNALRAFEAAARHESFSRAADELFVTHGAVSHQIRALEAELGVSLFARDGKRVRLTDRGRQYAAEVRAALVALAESTRRIRSGDRDRRLIVSMLSSFSARWLTTRVGRFIEKHPEIDLELLSTNALTDFNRDDVDVAIRFGFGKYAGLHSEELLDEVFFPACAPNFRGGELPRTPRDLANLPLLRSEDERWRPWFDAAGLTDIEEPRRGVLYEDSSNLLQAAIDGQGIALVRRSLSMQEIGAGRLVRLFNVDGPSPWKYYFVCPTALLQTKRVQAFREWVFEEAEQFRLLYERTPAVCDAPAGKLRALP from the coding sequence ATGGACCTCCGACAACTTCCCGCCCTGAATGCGTTGCGCGCCTTCGAGGCCGCCGCCCGTCACGAGAGCTTTTCCCGCGCCGCCGACGAACTTTTCGTCACGCACGGCGCGGTCAGTCATCAGATTCGCGCGCTGGAGGCCGAGCTCGGCGTGTCGCTGTTCGCGCGCGACGGCAAACGCGTGCGCCTCACCGATCGCGGCAGGCAGTACGCGGCGGAAGTGCGCGCGGCGCTCGTCGCGCTGGCGGAATCGACGCGCCGCATCCGTTCCGGCGATCGCGACCGGCGGCTGATCGTGTCGATGCTGTCGTCGTTTTCGGCGCGCTGGCTGACGACGCGCGTCGGCAGGTTTATCGAAAAGCATCCGGAAATCGATCTCGAATTGCTGTCGACGAACGCGCTCACCGACTTCAACCGCGACGACGTGGATGTCGCGATCCGCTTCGGTTTTGGCAAGTACGCGGGCCTGCACTCGGAGGAATTGCTCGACGAGGTGTTCTTCCCCGCGTGCGCGCCGAATTTTCGCGGCGGCGAGTTGCCACGGACACCGCGCGATCTGGCGAATCTGCCGCTCTTGCGCTCGGAAGATGAACGTTGGCGCCCGTGGTTCGACGCGGCCGGACTCACCGACATCGAGGAACCCAGGCGCGGCGTTCTGTATGAGGATTCGTCGAATCTGCTGCAGGCGGCCATCGATGGTCAGGGCATCGCGCTCGTGCGCCGCTCGCTCTCGATGCAGGAAATCGGTGCGGGACGGCTCGTGCGGCTGTTCAATGTCGACGGCCCGAGTCCGTGGAAGTACTACTTCGTGTGCCCCACAGCGCTGCTTCAGACCAAGCGCGTGCAGGCTTTCAGGGAATGGGTCTTCGAGGAAGCCGAGCAGTTCAGGCTGCTCTACGAGCGCACGCCGGCGGTGTGCGATGCGCCCGCGGGCAAGCTCAGAGCACTACCTTGA
- a CDS encoding DUF2917 domain-containing protein, protein MREISTSVTFEIKPGETVPMRIARGTRLMVHGNPVWATRSNDIEDYWLVPGDKLKLRERERLWLSVEGDRPAYVVFTILPRCDERAMHWLSTGIERLAQRFRSGWRVV, encoded by the coding sequence ATGCGAGAAATATCAACAAGCGTCACGTTCGAAATCAAGCCCGGCGAAACCGTGCCGATGCGAATCGCGCGCGGCACGCGCCTGATGGTTCACGGCAACCCGGTCTGGGCGACGCGCAGCAACGACATCGAGGATTACTGGCTCGTTCCCGGCGACAAGCTCAAGCTGCGCGAGCGCGAGCGGCTCTGGCTCTCCGTCGAGGGCGACCGGCCGGCCTATGTCGTCTTCACGATCCTGCCGCGCTGCGACGAACGCGCGATGCACTGGCTTTCGACGGGCATCGAGCGCCTGGCTCAGCGTTTTCGCTCCGGATGGCGCGTGGTCTGA
- the lipB gene encoding lipoyl(octanoyl) transferase LipB: MSATPLAVPQAIHDASDTVLSSGEFPVALRWRGREPYGQSFDAMRAFTDARTPETQDEIWLVEHPPVFTLGLAGDPAHLLLAGSGIPLVKVDRGGQITYHGPGQIVAYLLIDLRRRKLMVRELVRRIEEAVIETLATYNLATDRKPGAPGIYVAGPSARQADRGANVRLHELHQGAKIAALGLKIRNGCSYHGVSLNVNMDLQPFLAINPCGYAGLETVDMATLGVAADWRDVALVLAERLALQIGGLPAIAAATTGSTE; the protein is encoded by the coding sequence ATGTCCGCCACACCGCTCGCCGTCCCACAGGCAATCCACGACGCATCCGACACCGTGCTCAGTTCCGGTGAGTTTCCGGTCGCGTTGCGCTGGCGCGGCCGCGAGCCGTACGGCCAGAGCTTCGACGCGATGCGCGCCTTCACCGACGCCCGCACGCCCGAGACGCAGGACGAAATCTGGCTCGTCGAGCATCCGCCCGTCTTCACGCTGGGCCTCGCGGGCGATCCCGCCCATTTGCTGCTCGCCGGGAGCGGCATTCCGCTCGTCAAGGTAGATCGAGGCGGGCAGATCACGTATCACGGGCCGGGGCAGATCGTCGCTTATCTTCTGATCGATTTGCGTAGGCGCAAGCTGATGGTGCGCGAGCTGGTGCGCCGCATCGAAGAGGCCGTGATCGAAACCCTTGCGACGTATAATCTCGCGACCGACCGCAAGCCTGGCGCGCCCGGCATCTATGTCGCCGGACCGTCCGCGCGGCAGGCGGACCGCGGCGCGAACGTTCGTTTGCACGAATTGCATCAGGGCGCGAAGATCGCCGCGCTCGGACTCAAGATTCGCAACGGCTGCAGCTATCACGGCGTGAGCCTGAATGTGAACATGGACCTGCAGCCGTTCCTCGCCATCAACCCGTGCGGCTACGCGGGGCTCGAAACAGTCGACATGGCGACGCTCGGCGTCGCAGCCGACTGGCGCGACGTAGCTCTCGTGCTGGCCGAACGGCTGGCACTTCAAATCGGCGGCCTCCCCGCAATTGCCGCTGCAACAACCGGATCGACCGAATGA
- the lipA gene encoding lipoyl synthase: MTDATANLAGEPAASASSPTAYDATAKQKAQAKTSRIPIKVIPIEKLKKPEWIRVRTATGNSRFNEIKQILREHNLHTVCEEASCPNIGECFGKGTATFMIMGDKCTRRCPFCDVGHGRPDPLDAEEPLNLARTIGALKLKYVVITSVDRDDLRDGGAAHFVECIRHVREHSPETRIEILTPDFRGRLDRAIGILTAAPPDVMNHNLETVPRLYKEARPGSDYHHSLKLLKDFKALHPEVATKSGLMVGLGETEEEILQVMRDLRAHDVDMLTIGQYLQPSEHHLPVRAYVHPDTFKMYEEEAYKMGFTHAAVGAMVRSSYHADLQAHGAGVV; encoded by the coding sequence ATGACTGACGCAACCGCAAACCTGGCTGGCGAACCCGCCGCTTCTGCTTCGTCGCCCACCGCTTACGACGCCACTGCCAAGCAGAAGGCGCAAGCGAAGACGTCGCGCATTCCGATCAAGGTCATCCCGATCGAGAAGCTGAAGAAGCCGGAATGGATCCGCGTACGCACGGCGACGGGCAATTCGCGCTTCAACGAGATCAAGCAGATCCTGCGCGAGCACAATCTGCATACGGTTTGCGAGGAAGCGAGCTGTCCGAACATCGGCGAATGTTTCGGCAAAGGCACCGCGACGTTCATGATCATGGGCGACAAGTGCACGCGCCGCTGCCCGTTCTGCGACGTCGGCCACGGCCGCCCCGATCCGCTCGATGCGGAAGAGCCGCTGAATCTCGCGCGCACGATCGGCGCGCTGAAGCTGAAGTATGTGGTGATCACGTCGGTGGACCGCGACGATCTGCGCGATGGCGGCGCGGCGCATTTCGTCGAGTGCATCCGTCACGTTCGCGAGCATTCGCCGGAAACGCGCATCGAGATCCTGACGCCGGACTTCCGCGGCCGGCTGGATCGCGCGATCGGCATCCTGACCGCCGCTCCGCCCGATGTGATGAACCACAATCTGGAAACGGTGCCGCGTCTCTACAAGGAAGCGCGTCCGGGTTCGGATTACCACCATTCACTGAAGTTGCTGAAGGACTTCAAGGCACTGCATCCGGAAGTCGCGACGAAGTCGGGCCTGATGGTCGGTCTCGGCGAAACGGAAGAGGAAATCCTGCAGGTGATGCGCGATCTGCGCGCGCACGACGTGGACATGCTGACGATCGGTCAGTATCTGCAGCCGTCGGAGCACCATCTGCCGGTGCGCGCTTATGTGCATCCGGATACGTTCAAGATGTACGAGGAAGAGGCGTACAAGATGGGCTTCACGCATGCGGCGGTCGGCGCGATGGTGCGGTCGAGCTATCACGCGGATCTGCAGGCGCATGGGGCGGGGGTGGTTTGA
- a CDS encoding dicarboxylate/amino acid:cation symporter, producing the protein MKKPLYKVLYVQVIVAIIIGIALGHFYPALAADMKPLGDGFIKLIKMVIGPIIFCTVVTGIAGMEDMKKVGRVGGKALLYFEVVSTFALILGLAATHILRPGVGFNVDPATLDHKAVDSFATKAHGQSTVDFFLHLIPDTLVSAFAQGEILQILLIALLFGSVLAHIGERGKVVTTFIEGLSSILFGMVGIITKLAPIGAFGAMAFTIGKYGIGSLLPMLKLIGTFYLTSIIFVVFVLGAIARMVGFSILKFVAYIKEEMLIVLGTSSSEAALPQLMLKLEKLGCSRSVVGLVVPTGYSFNLDGTNIYMTMAVLFIAQATNTDLTWGQQLTLLAVTMLTSKGASGVTGAGFITLAATLAVVPTIPLAGMVLILGIDRFMSECRALTNIVGNGVATVVVSAWEKELDRSKLKAALSRDVDVTDTEEAKSV; encoded by the coding sequence GTGAAAAAACCTCTTTATAAAGTCCTGTACGTGCAGGTGATCGTGGCCATCATCATCGGCATCGCGCTCGGGCACTTCTATCCGGCTCTCGCCGCGGACATGAAGCCGCTCGGCGACGGGTTCATCAAACTCATCAAGATGGTGATCGGGCCGATCATCTTCTGTACCGTCGTGACCGGCATCGCCGGGATGGAGGACATGAAGAAGGTCGGACGCGTCGGCGGCAAGGCGCTGCTTTACTTCGAAGTCGTATCGACGTTCGCGCTGATCCTCGGCCTCGCCGCGACGCACATCCTGCGGCCCGGCGTCGGCTTCAACGTCGATCCGGCCACGCTCGATCACAAGGCCGTCGACTCGTTCGCGACCAAGGCGCACGGCCAGAGCACGGTCGACTTCTTCCTGCACCTGATCCCGGACACGCTGGTTTCGGCATTCGCGCAAGGTGAAATCCTGCAGATCCTGCTGATCGCGCTGCTGTTCGGCTCGGTGCTCGCGCATATCGGCGAGCGCGGCAAGGTGGTGACGACGTTCATCGAAGGTCTGTCGAGCATCCTGTTCGGCATGGTCGGCATCATCACCAAGCTCGCCCCGATCGGCGCGTTCGGCGCGATGGCGTTCACCATCGGCAAGTACGGCATCGGCTCGCTGCTCCCGATGCTCAAGCTCATCGGCACGTTCTATCTGACCTCGATCATCTTCGTCGTCTTCGTGCTCGGCGCGATCGCGCGCATGGTCGGCTTCTCGATCCTGAAATTCGTCGCGTACATCAAGGAAGAGATGCTGATCGTGCTCGGCACGAGCTCGTCGGAAGCCGCGCTGCCGCAACTGATGCTCAAGCTCGAAAAGCTCGGCTGCTCGCGCTCGGTCGTGGGTCTCGTCGTGCCGACCGGCTACTCGTTCAATCTCGACGGCACCAACATCTACATGACGATGGCCGTGCTCTTCATCGCGCAGGCGACCAACACCGATCTCACGTGGGGCCAGCAGCTGACGCTGCTCGCGGTGACCATGCTCACGTCGAAGGGCGCGAGCGGGGTGACGGGCGCGGGCTTCATCACGCTGGCGGCGACGCTGGCCGTGGTGCCGACGATTCCGCTCGCGGGCATGGTGCTGATTCTCGGCATCGACCGCTTCATGTCGGAATGCCGCGCGCTGACGAACATCGTTGGCAACGGCGTGGCGACGGTCGTCGTGTCGGCGTGGGAGAAGGAGCTGGATCGCAGCAAGCTGAAAGCGGCGTTGTCGCGCGATGTCGACGTGACCGATACCGAAGAAGCGAAGTCGGTCTAA
- a CDS encoding ATP-binding protein — protein MTDPQPRESAHVTRRILVFFALFAALVACCALTWHVAWQSGIDELRLNAAARVDRTTNTLKSTLDRYEYLPYLLSRHPVVQNALDHPDPANVERANRYLEDLNARAHATVTYLIRANGISVAASNWNATDSFVGVDYNFRPYFIDAMKGGVGRFFGIGTISTEPGYYISQPVFREGTREIIGVAVVKLNLEWLQGADASEPLIVTDDHGVIFLSSLPAWKYHTVRPLPQNIEASVYATRQYAQQAITPLPMTIVKALEGGAQIVRVGGGGNGRHAPAYLATYRSIGEPDWQLITMAALDPVESAAQNAVIVTALVFVSLCLLAFYWRMRRARVREMIRSRELLQTAYAELNQRVAERTADLSEANAQLTKEVNERTRAEQDLRAAHDELIQASKLAALGQMAAGITHELNQPLAALRSFSDNTRVLIDRGDQAAARENLEAIASLTERMGNITNQLKLFVTKARPKNARADVARALRQVFSMLRPRMKNVAIEVAPELAEGSAPVFVRCEDLRLEQVFINLIGNALDAVASCDRPRIVVELEARENAIEIIVRDNGPGIPADALPRLFEPFFTTKEMGQGLGLGLAISSAIARDYGGALSARNRVAPIVADGPEGGTQADADGSYGAEFVLTLRRA, from the coding sequence ATGACAGATCCTCAACCGCGGGAATCTGCTCACGTGACGCGCCGTATCCTCGTGTTCTTCGCGCTGTTCGCCGCGCTCGTGGCGTGCTGCGCGCTCACGTGGCATGTCGCGTGGCAAAGCGGCATCGACGAACTCCGGCTCAACGCCGCCGCGCGCGTCGATCGCACGACCAACACGCTCAAGAGCACGCTCGACCGCTACGAATATCTGCCGTATCTGCTGTCGCGGCATCCTGTCGTGCAGAACGCGCTCGATCATCCCGATCCGGCCAACGTCGAACGCGCGAATCGCTATCTCGAAGACCTCAACGCGCGCGCCCACGCGACCGTCACCTACCTGATCCGCGCGAACGGAATCAGCGTCGCCGCGAGCAACTGGAACGCCACGGACAGCTTCGTCGGCGTGGACTATAACTTCCGGCCGTATTTCATCGATGCGATGAAAGGCGGCGTCGGCCGGTTCTTCGGCATCGGCACGATCTCGACGGAACCGGGGTATTACATTTCGCAGCCTGTCTTTCGTGAAGGCACGCGCGAGATCATCGGCGTGGCGGTAGTGAAGCTCAATCTCGAATGGCTGCAAGGCGCCGATGCGTCCGAGCCGCTCATCGTCACCGATGACCACGGCGTGATCTTTCTCTCGTCGCTGCCGGCGTGGAAATATCACACGGTGCGGCCGCTGCCGCAGAACATCGAGGCGTCCGTCTACGCGACACGCCAGTACGCGCAGCAAGCGATCACGCCGCTGCCGATGACTATCGTGAAGGCGCTCGAAGGCGGCGCGCAGATCGTGCGCGTCGGCGGCGGCGGCAACGGACGTCATGCGCCGGCGTATCTCGCGACATACCGTTCGATCGGCGAACCCGACTGGCAACTGATCACCATGGCGGCGCTCGATCCCGTCGAGAGCGCCGCGCAGAACGCGGTGATCGTCACGGCGCTCGTGTTCGTGTCGCTGTGTCTGCTCGCGTTCTACTGGCGCATGCGCCGCGCGCGCGTGCGCGAGATGATCCGCAGCCGCGAGTTGTTGCAGACGGCGTATGCCGAACTGAATCAGCGGGTCGCGGAGCGCACGGCGGATCTGTCGGAAGCGAACGCGCAGCTCACGAAGGAAGTGAACGAGCGCACGCGCGCGGAGCAGGATTTGCGCGCCGCGCACGACGAACTCATCCAGGCTAGCAAACTCGCCGCGCTCGGCCAGATGGCGGCGGGCATCACACACGAACTGAATCAGCCGCTGGCCGCGCTGCGCAGCTTTTCCGACAACACGCGCGTGCTGATCGACCGCGGCGATCAGGCGGCGGCGCGCGAGAATCTCGAAGCGATCGCGTCGCTGACCGAGCGCATGGGCAACATCACGAACCAGTTGAAGCTGTTCGTCACGAAAGCGCGGCCGAAGAACGCGCGCGCGGACGTCGCGCGGGCGCTGCGCCAGGTGTTCTCGATGCTGCGTCCGCGCATGAAGAACGTCGCGATCGAGGTCGCGCCCGAACTGGCGGAGGGCAGCGCGCCCGTGTTCGTGCGCTGCGAGGATCTGCGGCTCGAACAGGTGTTCATCAACCTGATCGGCAATGCGCTCGATGCGGTCGCCTCCTGCGACAGGCCGCGCATTGTCGTTGAACTGGAAGCGCGCGAGAACGCGATCGAGATCATCGTGCGCGACAACGGCCCCGGCATTCCCGCCGACGCGCTGCCGCGTCTGTTCGAACCGTTCTTCACGACGAAGGAAATGGGGCAGGGCCTGGGTCTCGGGCTCGCGATTTCATCGGCGATAGCGCGTGATTACGGCGGCGCGCTCAGCGCGCGCAATCGCGTCGCGCCGATTGTCGCGGACGGCCCCGAAGGCGGCACGCAAGCCGACGCGGACGGCTCGTACGGCGCAGAATTCGTATTGACGCTGCGCCGTGCGTAA
- a CDS encoding sigma-54 dependent transcriptional regulator, with translation MTTGLQVIFIEDDELVRRASVQSLQLAGFDVTGHGSVESAARAIDASFPGVIVSDIRLPGASGLDLLAQCRERAPEVPVLLVTGHGDISMAVQAMRDGAYDFIEKPFASERLIEAVRRALERRSLVLENQALRRELAGQSRIIGRSPAIEQVRRLIANIAPTDASVLINGDTGAGKELIARSLHEMSPRRDKPFIAVNCGALPEQMFESEMFGYEAGAFTGAQKRRVGKLEHASGGTLFLDEIESMPLSLQVKLLRVLQDGVLERLGSNQPVRANLRVVAAAKGDMNEHVADGTFRRDLLYRLNVVTITLPPLNERREDVVPLFEHFLLDAAVRYERPAPLITDRQRAELMQRDWPGNVRELRNAADRMVLGIVDDGGAALLDTSTQSLKERTELFERAVISEALEQCGGAVAVAADRLQLGKATLYEKIKRYGIVVKGDSSER, from the coding sequence ATGACCACCGGTTTGCAGGTGATCTTTATCGAAGACGACGAACTCGTGCGCCGGGCGAGCGTGCAGAGCCTGCAGCTCGCGGGTTTCGACGTGACCGGCCACGGCAGCGTCGAATCGGCCGCGCGCGCGATCGACGCGAGTTTCCCCGGCGTGATCGTGAGCGATATCCGCCTGCCCGGCGCGAGCGGCCTCGATCTGCTCGCACAATGCCGCGAACGCGCGCCGGAAGTGCCGGTGCTTCTCGTCACCGGCCACGGCGACATCTCCATGGCCGTGCAGGCGATGCGCGATGGCGCGTATGACTTCATCGAGAAGCCGTTCGCGTCCGAACGGCTGATCGAAGCGGTGCGTCGCGCGCTGGAGCGCAGATCGCTGGTGCTCGAAAATCAGGCGCTGCGGCGCGAACTGGCGGGACAAAGCCGCATCATCGGGCGCAGTCCGGCGATCGAACAGGTGCGCCGGCTGATCGCGAACATCGCGCCGACGGATGCCTCCGTGCTCATCAACGGCGATACCGGCGCGGGCAAGGAGCTGATCGCGCGTAGCCTGCATGAAATGTCGCCGCGTCGCGACAAGCCGTTCATCGCGGTGAATTGCGGCGCGCTGCCGGAGCAGATGTTCGAATCGGAGATGTTCGGCTACGAGGCCGGCGCGTTCACCGGCGCGCAGAAACGGCGCGTCGGCAAGCTGGAGCACGCATCGGGCGGCACGCTCTTTCTCGATGAAATCGAAAGCATGCCGCTCTCGCTTCAGGTGAAACTGCTGCGCGTGCTTCAGGACGGCGTGCTGGAGCGGCTCGGCTCGAATCAGCCGGTGCGCGCGAATCTGCGCGTCGTCGCGGCCGCCAAGGGCGACATGAACGAGCACGTCGCCGATGGCACGTTCCGTCGCGATTTGTTGTACCGGCTGAACGTGGTGACGATCACGCTGCCGCCGCTCAACGAGCGCCGTGAAGATGTCGTGCCGCTCTTCGAGCACTTTCTGCTCGATGCCGCCGTGCGCTACGAGCGGCCCGCGCCGCTCATCACGGATCGACAGCGCGCGGAACTGATGCAGCGCGACTGGCCCGGCAATGTGCGCGAACTGCGCAACGCGGCGGACCGCATGGTGCTCGGCATCGTCGATGACGGCGGCGCCGCGTTGCTCGATACCTCGACGCAATCGCTCAAGGAGCGCACCGAGCTATTCGAGCGCGCGGTAATTTCAGAAGCGCTGGAGCAGTGCGGCGGCGCGGTCGCGGTGGCGGCGGATCGGCTGCAACTCGGCAAGGCGACGCTGTACGAGAAGATCAAGCGCTATGGAATCGTCGTGAAGGGCGATTCGTCCGAGCGATAA
- a CDS encoding peroxiredoxin, which translates to MSQATQDTSTRAKSPLRYIVMALVAGVIACTGYFAFGGQQKVPDATFTLLSGQKISTSGDLKGKVYLVNFWATSCETCMKEMPQMIDTYNKFKGRGLEFVAVAMNYDAPMYVSNYAQTRNLPFKVAMDDGSAAKQFGNVQLTPTTFVIDKNGKILKRYVGEPTFAELDQLLDKALGSA; encoded by the coding sequence ATGTCCCAAGCCACGCAAGACACATCCACGCGCGCCAAGAGCCCGCTGCGCTATATCGTGATGGCGCTCGTCGCGGGCGTGATCGCCTGTACCGGGTATTTCGCCTTCGGCGGCCAGCAGAAAGTGCCGGACGCGACCTTCACGCTGCTCTCGGGGCAGAAGATATCCACGTCCGGCGATCTGAAAGGCAAGGTCTATCTCGTCAACTTCTGGGCGACGAGCTGCGAGACCTGCATGAAGGAAATGCCGCAGATGATCGACACGTACAACAAGTTCAAGGGCCGCGGCCTGGAATTCGTCGCGGTAGCGATGAACTACGACGCGCCGATGTACGTCAGCAATTACGCGCAGACGCGCAACCTGCCCTTCAAGGTCGCGATGGACGACGGCAGCGCGGCGAAGCAGTTCGGCAACGTGCAACTGACGCCGACGACCTTCGTCATCGACAAGAACGGGAAGATTTTGAAGCGCTATGTCGGCGAGCCGACGTTCGCGGAGCTGGACCAACTGCTCGACAAGGCGCTCGGTTCGGCCTGA